Proteins from one Naumovozyma castellii chromosome 3, complete genome genomic window:
- the USB1 gene encoding phosphoric diester hydrolase (ancestral locus Anc_8.327): MDSSDTEDDTLPTHLPESIAAKYHLEPSISKYDQEKEEDMSLKPLRWATFIYIEWRPLVRDRKQLLNTINIANEIGQKHHLWGPNIEFEPSYLSSLGSPRPLHITLASRLNCRSQEQRDQLYEALRAKVAQSTKVIPFRLELESTPVVVPSDRSGTLFLVLPVTEHLKQTMIKWITDLIQQCAIQTGVDTARGYRYELELPHVTIAMANKPTVTLTKRTKQISAQLAQFWHGGEHVAFDVQRLKFDKNRQALSIALKGNA; encoded by the coding sequence ATGGATAGTAGCGACACGGAGGACGATACATTACCAACACATTTACCGGAGTCCATTGCTGCCAAATATCATCTGGAACCCAGTATATCGAAGTACGaccaagaaaaagaagaagacatGTCGCTGAAGCCGCTCAGATGGGCCACGTTCATATACATTGAATGGCGTCCGCTGGTCAGAGATAGGAAACAGTTGCTAAACACCATAAACATAGCGAATGAAATTGGTCAGAAACACCACCTTTGGGGCCCGAATATCGAATTTGAGCCTTCGTACCTCAGTTCTCTCGGGTCGCCACGTCCATTGCACATCACTTTGGCATCCAGGCTCAATTGTCGTAGCCAGGAACAGAGGGACCAGTTGTATGAAGCACTTCGAGCCAAAGTAGCGCAAAGCACTAAAGTCATCCCGTTCAGATTAGAATTAGAGTCCACACCGGTAGTGGTTCCCTCCGACCGTTCGGGCACCTTATTCCTCGTGCTACCGGTGACAGAACATTTGAAACAGACGATGATCAAGTGGATAACAGACCTGATCCAACAATGCGCAATACAAACTGGGGTCGATACAGCAAGAGGATACCGCTACGAGTTGGAGCTGCCACACGTGACCATCGCCATGGCCAACAAGCCCACCGTTACCCTGACGAAGCGCACCAAGCAAATAAGCGCCCAGCTCGCGCAATTTTGGCACGGCGGCGAGCACGTGGCGTTTGACGTCCAGCGGTTAAAATTTGACAAAAATCGCCAAGCGCTTTCCATTGCCCTAAAGGGAAATGCGTAA
- the ACE2 gene encoding DNA-binding transcription factor ACE2 (ancestral locus Anc_8.326) gives MEQPLPQESWGQLNPADLLNNPNDNNVTDMYLNTSALPNRGQDYKLQQLDDDAFNDLFDSNYSNIDNLLSQELKDLDIPLIPLNNNNDNDNFNWNQLSLDMNNNNTHQYNKSMSSHKRGPSGTAIFGFLNHNKNLSISSNQQNFLDLSRDPNLAAMNASMKDTATTTTPNAMISQTLFKQQEELRLALEQQKEVNKKLELQLRENQLQQEKLQKVLMEQEMVAQQLVQNSSSPPPPQQGYNTPSSKIRKNPADDALIVTSNSMNGKYQFPPPSMVSPPMSTASMDGSPMRRGRSQMRPRLQNSPTTTSSRNNDTSPENLLATTNYFQRLNDERSFPDALNSPLYVPPPPPAPLKDISSFHPLTPRTQLTHHSPFHNKKDSVISTVSTIPQDENDTPSPEQPHFNILPTIPGSSENTPQKSNPTTTNHYLPQKHTFQHNTPVKQQQRTPIKTSPTRITNKPSTLPRGTIDLYVKELPDKLFECLYEDCGKIFKRRYNVRSHIQTHLEDKPYACDFPGCEKAFVRNHDLVRHKKSHANRTSSPQKRVQKDHSNEGTQSNNTSPVKEAIQRDKDGSIMLKMQDQLRDEMEKYGFLRPPSSAANTNLVLTPSPERVPPSLYSSD, from the coding sequence ATGGAACAACCTCTCCCTCAGGAATCCTGGGGACAGCTGAACCCGGCAGATCTGCTCAATAACCCCAACGATAACAACGTCACAGATATGTATTTGAACACGTCTGCACTTCCTAACCGAGGTCAGGACTACAAATTGCAGCAACTGGATGACGATGCTTTTAATGACCTGTTCGATTCCAATTATTCCAACATTGACAATCTATTGTCCcaggaattgaaagatttggaTATCCCCTTGATCCCActcaataataataatgataacgACAACTTCAATTGGAATCAATTGTCCCTAGACatgaataataacaacactCACCAATATAACAAATCAATGTCCTCTCATAAGAGGGGCCCCAGTGGGACAGCCATCTTTGGATTTCTCAATCATAACAAGAATTTAAGTATATCAAGTAATCAACAGAATTTTTTGGATTTGTCAAGAGATCCTAATCTTGCGGCTATGAATGCATCCATGAAGGATACTGCAACAACGACGACCCCCAATGCAATGATAAGTCAAACATTATTTAAACAACAGGAGGAATTACGGCTTGCATTGGAACAACAAAAGGAAGTAAATAAGAAGTTGGAATTACAACTAAGAGAGAACCAATTACAACAGgagaaattacaaaaagTACTAatggaacaagaaatgGTTGCACAACAACTAGTAcaaaattcatcatcaccaccaCCTCCACAACAAGGTTATAATACTCCTTCCTCCAAGATAAGGAAAAATCCAGCAGATGATGCTCTAATTGTTACATCCAATTCCATGAACGGGAAGTATCAATTTCCACCACCATCAATGGTATCTCCACCAATGTCTACCGCATCCATGGATGGATCACCCATGAGAAGAGGAAGATCACAAATGAGACCAAGGTTACAAAACTCgccaacaacaacatcatcaaGAAACAACGATACATCCCCAGAAAATTTACTCGCCACAACGAACTATTTCCAACGATTGAATGATGAAAGATCATTCCCAGATGCTTTGAATTCACCCCTATACGTCCCACCACCTCCACCGGCACCTCTGAAAGACATATCCAGTTTCCACCCATTGACACCAAGAACACAACTCACCCATCACTCACCATTCCACAACAAGAAGGACTCGGTGATATCCACAGTATCCACCATTCCAcaggatgaaaatgatacaCCATCACCAGAACAGCCACATTTTAATATTCTTCCAACTATACCAGGCTCATCAGAAAACACACCGCAAAAAAGCAACCCCACAACAACGAATCACTACCTCCCACAAAAGCATACATTCCAACACAACACCCCAGTAAAGCAGCAACAAAGGACACCTATAAAGACAAGCCCGACAAGGATAACAAACAAACCAAGCACGTTACCACGAGGAACCATCGACCTCTACGTCAAGGAACTCCCggataaattatttgaatgtCTGTATGAAGATTGTGgtaaaattttcaagagaCGGTACAACGTGAGATCTCACATTCAGACTCATTTGGAGGATAAACCATACGCATGTGACTTCCCCGGGTGTGAGAAGGCATTCGTTAGAAATCACGATCTTGTAAGACATAAGAAATCTCACGCTAATAGAACCTCCTCACCACAGAAACGTGTACAGAAGGATCACAGCAATGAGGGAACtcaatcaaataatacCAGCCCTGTGAAGGAAGCCATTCAAAGAGATAAGGATGGGTCCATCATGTTGAAAATGCAGGATCAATTAAGggatgaaatggaaaaatatgGGTTTCTACGACCACCCTCCTCTGCTGCTAATACAAATTTGGTGCTCACACCATCTCCAGAACGTGTTCCGCCTTCTTTATATAGCTCAGATTAG
- the ZRT2 gene encoding low-affinity Zn(2+) transporter ZRT2 (ancestral locus Anc_8.325), with amino-acid sequence MIDIILARDVDTCEVSNTYNGHAGLRILAIFIILISSGLGVFFPIMASRYSFIHLPEWCFFLAKFFGSGVIVATAFIHLLDPAAEALGNSCLGGTFTEYPWAFGICLMSLFMLFLMEIVTHYYVAKSFGDHDHDGGHSNHHEDDITSFEADGFTDLERQNGIVRSTDHNNNSNNNNVLPMKKNQVDEKSIDEDDDGDDEDKEQDPASNDLASSSRINNNDNLVNTNTNISRFVSSVPGKDHFGHDDVHQDSSQIGTPVEEENKEQYLNQMMAVFILEFGIIFHSVFVGLSLSVSGEEFETLFIVLIFHQMFEGLGLGTRVAETNWPKSKRYTPWLMGLAFTITSPIAVAIGIGVRKSWIPGSRNALIANGVFDSISSGILIYTGLVELMAHEFLYSNQFKGPGGLKKMLTAYFIMCMGAGLMALLGKWA; translated from the coding sequence ATGATAGATATTATACTGGCGAGAGATGTTGACACATGCGAGGTTTCAAACACATACAACGGTCATGCGGGACTTAGAATCCTAGCCATATTCATTATCTTAATCTCCTCCGGTCTCGGGGTCTTCTTTCCTATCATGGCATCCCGTTACTCCTTTATCCATCTACCGGAGTGGTGCTTTTTCCTAGCTAAATTCTTCGGATCTGGTGTCATTGTAGCAACTGcatttattcatttattgGATCCCGCCGCGGAAGCCCTAGGCAACTCTTGCCTGGGAGGTACCTTTACAGAGTATCCATGGGCGTTCGGGATCTGTTTAATGTCTCTGTTTATGTTGTTTCTCATGGAAATTGTGACACATTATTACGTCGCTAAGAGTTTTGGTGATCATGATCATGACGGTGGTCATTCAAACCACCATGAGGATGACATTACCTCTTTTGAAGCAGATGGCTTTACCGATTTGGAAAGGCAAAATGGAATTGTACGTAGTACTGAccataataataatagtaataataataatgtactgccgatgaagaagaatcaagTGGATGAGAAATCTAtcgatgaagatgatgacgGAGATGATGAGGACAAAGAACAGGATCCTGCATCAAATGATCTAGCTTCTTCAAGcagaataaataataacgACAACCTAGTAAACACAAACACTAACATTAGCCGTTTTGTGTCTTCCGTTCCAGGGAAAGATCATTTTGGTCACGATGATGTCCATCAAGATTCATCCCAAATAGGTACACCCGTAGAGGAGGAGAATAAAGAACAATACTTGAACCAGATGATGGCTGTATTTATCTTGGAATTCGGTATTATCTTCCATTCAGTATTTGTCGGTCTTTCATTATCCGTTAGTGGGGAAGAATTCGAGACTTTGTTCATAGTACTAATATTTCACCAGATGTTTGAAGGTTTAGGGTTAGGAACAAGAGTGGCAGAGACAAATTGGCCCAAAAGCAAAAGATATACTCCCTGGTTAATGGGTTTGGCATTTACCATAACATCCCCTATTGCTGTCGCGATTGGTATTGGTGTGAGAAAATCATGGATTCCAGGTTCCAGAAATGCTTTAATTGCAAACGGTGTCTTCGATTCCATATCCTCGGGGATATTGATTTATACAGGTTTGGTGGAATTGATGGCTCATGAATTtttatattcaaatcaattCAAAGGACCAGGTGggttgaagaaaatgttgaCTGCTTACTTTATTATGTGTATGGGTGCAGGTTTAATGGCATTATTGGGGAAATGGGCTTAA
- the DIP2 gene encoding snoRNA-binding rRNA-processing protein DIP2 (ancestral locus Anc_8.324): MLPYSVVLHIYIIHRPGKSYRDRNSINMVKSYQRFEQASVFGVISSNSNCVWLPSTSSKKSHPGQIITGALENVNIWDLKTGELASFLNDGLVPPPGSVDAKSSKPAETTFLQHHKETNLLAVGYNDGVVKVWDLYSKTVLCNLNGHSSAITALKFDTSGTRLISGSRDSNIIVWDLVSEVGLYKLRSHKDAITGIWCNEVTNNNQEENELDWLISTSKDGLIKIWDLKIQQCVETHIAHTGECWSLAVRNDLVITTSSDSQVKFWQLSLQDDTVPNGSKLIEKGIYEKQSKQRGLNVEFIDSIDGVGFFLIQNADRTVEIFRLRKEEEISKALKKREKRLTEKGMTPDEIKKSLEDSFVSMMMHPFQIIRSIYKVKAATWTIATSTKLELTVTTANNTIEYYSIPYEKREPTQPIANKLYNVELQGQRTDIRSIDISDDNKLLATASNGSLKIWNLKTKLCIRTFECGYALTCKFLPGGMLVIIGTRAGELQLFDLASSTQIANIEEAHDAAIWSLDLTSDGKRLITGSADKSVKFWNFQLEQELVPGTSDKFVPKLGLHHDTTLELSDDILSVRVSPEDKFLAVSLLDNTVKVFFLDSMKFFLSLYGHKLPVLSIDISFDSKMIITSSADKNIKIWGLDFGDCHKSLFAHQDSIMNVKFVPESHNFFSCSKDGIIKYWDGDKFECIQKLAAHQSEVWALAIANDASFVVSSSHDHSIRIWEETEDEVFLEEERDKEMEEQYEDTLLASLEEGNGDDAFKGDTKGATNVEFDEATDVHKQTMESLKAGERLMEAFDLGMAEIESFEEYDKNLKLWQRKKTGEPPIKPQGNAILIAIKKTPEEYIMDTLIRIKPSQLEDALLVLPFSYVLKFLKFINIVIGNKKMLNNHLALICKNLFFIVKSNHKELVSQKNEVLKLQITKVKNELRNALKANEDDLGFNIQGMKFIKQQWNLRHNLEFVDEYDQKSHEDKMAKKRTFGTLV; this comes from the coding sequence ATGTTACCATACTCTGTTGTACTACATATATACATAATACATAGACCAGGCAAGAGTTATAGAGATAGAAATAGCATTAATATGGTCAAATCATACCAACGTTTTGAGCAGGCGTCCGTATTTGGTGTCATCAGTTCCAATTCCAACTGTGTTTGGCTACCTTCGACGTCTTCCAAGAAATCACATCCCGGCCAAATAATTACTGGGGCACTCGAGAACGTTAATATATGGGATCTAAAGACTGGTGAGTTGGCTAGTTTCTTAAATGATGGTTTGGTACCACCACCAGGGTCAGTGGATGctaaatcttcaaaacCTGCAGAGACGACTTTCCTACAACATCATAAGGAAACTAATCTATTAGCAGTTGGTTACAATGATGGGGTCGTGAAAGTTTGGGATCTTTATTCCAAGACAGTTCTCTGTAACTTGAATGGCCATTCATCTGCCATAACAGCCTTGAAGTTTGATACATCTGGTACCAGATTAATTTCAGGTTCCAGAGATTCTAACATTATTGTTTGGGATTTAGTCAGTGAAGTAGGTCTTTATAAATTGAGATCTCATAAGGATGCAATTACAGGAATCTGGTGTAATGAAGTTACGAACAACAACCAAGAGGAGAATGAATTGGATTGGCTAATTAGTACTTCCAAGGATGGGTTAATTAAGATTTGggatttgaaaattcaacaatGTGTGGAGACTCATATTGCTCATACTGGGGAGTGTTGGTCTCTTGCTGTGAGGAATGATTTAGTCATTACTACTAGTTCTGATTCTCAGGTTAAATTTTGGCAATTGAGTCTACAGGATGATACTGTACCAAATGGTTctaaattaattgaaaagggAATATATGAAAAGCAAAGTAAGCAAAGAGGTCTTAATGTTGAATTTATCGATAGTATAGATGGTGTTGGTTTCTTTTTAATCCAGAATGCAGACAGAACAGTGGAAATCTTCAGACTAagaaaagaggaagaaatatccaaagccttaaagaaaagagaaaaaagaTTAACAGAAAAGGGTATGACTCCTGATGAAATCAAGAAATCACTAGAAGATTCATTTGTATCCATGATGATGCACCcattccaaataataagGTCTATTTACAAAGTGAAGGCTGCTACATGGACGATTGCGACATCTACCAAACTTGAGTTAACTGTGACTACTGCCAATAATActattgaatattattctATCCCATACGAAAAAAGAGAACCCACGCAGCCAATAGCGAACAAATTATACAACGTTGAGTTGCAAGGTCAAAGGACTGATATTCGTTCTATTGATATTagtgatgataataaattattagcCACAGCCTCAAATGGTTCATTaaagatttggaatttgaaaacgAAATTGTGTATTAGAACCTTTGAATGTGGATATGCACTAACATGTAAATTCTTGCCCGGTGGAATGTTAGTCATCATCGGTACTAGAGCTGGTGAATTACAACTATTTGACTTGGCTTCTTCCACCCAGATTGCCaacattgaagaagctCACGATGCAGCCATCTGGTCATTGGATTTAACAAGTGATGGTAAAAGATTAATTACCGGTTCTGCTGATAAGAGCgttaaattttggaatttccAATTGGAGCAAGAATTGGTTCCTGGTACTTCAGATAAATTTGTACCTAAATTAGGACTACATCATGATACTACGCTAGAATTGAGTGATGATATTCTCTCGGTTAGAGTATCTCCCGAGGACAAATTCCTTGCCGTGTCTCTTTTAGATAACACAGTGaaagttttctttttggattctatgaaatttttcttgaGTTTATATGGACATAAATTACCAGTGCTATCCATAGACATATCGTTTGATTCCAAGATGATCATTACCTCATCTGCTGATAAGAACATAAAGATCTGGGGGTTGGATTTTGGTGATTGTCacaaatcattatttgcTCATCAGGATTCTATTATGAATGTAAAGTTTGTTCCTGAGTCACataatttctttagttGTTCCAAGGACggtattattaaatattggGATGGTGACAAGTTTGAATGTATTCAGAAATTAGCTGCTCATCAAAGTGAAGTTTGGGCCTTGGCCATTGCTAATGATGCATCATTTGTTGTTTCATCTTCGCACGATCATAGTATCAGAATTTGGGAAGAAACTGAGGATGAAGTATTTTTGGAAGAAGAGAGagataaagaaatggaGGAACAATATGAGGATACATTGTTAGCATCATTGGAAGAAGGTAATGGTGACGACGCATTTAAGGGAGATACTAAGGGTGCCACCAACGTAGAATTCGACGAAGCTACTGATGTTCACAAGCAAACAATGGAATCGCTAAAGGCAGGTGAGAGATTGATGGAAGCTTTTGATTTGGGGATGgctgaaattgaatcatttgaagaatatgataagaatttaaaattatgGCAAAGGAAAAAGACTGGTGAACCACCAATCAAACCTCAGGGAAATGCCATCTTAATTGCTATTAAAAAGACACcagaagaatatataatgGACACACTGATAAGGATCAAACCATCACAACTGGAAGATGCCCTGCTTGTGTTGCCATTTTCTTatgttttgaaatttttgaagttCATCAATATTGTCATTGGTAATAAGAAGATGTTGAATAATCATCTTGCATTGATTTGTAAGAATTTGTTTTTCATCGTTAAGTCGAACCATAAGGAATTGGTGAGTCAAAAGAATGAAGTTTTGAAATTGCAAATAACTAAGGTCAAGAATGAATTAAGAAATGCCTTAAAGGctaatgaagatgatcTTGGGTTTAATATTCAAGGTATGAAATTCATTAAACAACAATGGAACTTGAGACATaatcttgaatttgttgatgAATATGATCAAAAGAGTCACGAGGACAAGATGGCCAAGAAGAGAACTTTTGGAACCCTCGTATAA
- the DCN1 gene encoding NEDD8 ligase DCN1 (ancestral locus Anc_8.322) has protein sequence MDGLMNYMSDLGLDLEDLVTICLTHLLHCKNIKDDITRDQFLGNWFLQGCSDIAQMKQVLVDLNDKLHSDKQYFIDIYNYTFGLITDPDKDLEVETAVAYWKLFLQPKEGEFPVRVDPTLLNLWFQFLDEENKKFITQDYWHMLVVFFQKFPNLNVIKEGYDETAAWPYIIDEYYEYLQDTNHI, from the coding sequence ATGGACGGATTGATGAACTACATGAGTGATCTCGGGTTAGATCTGGAAGATTTAGTGACGATATGCCTTACACATTTGTTACACTGtaaaaatatcaaagatGACATCACGAGGGATCAGTTCTTGGGGAATTGGTTCTTACAGGGCTGTTCTGACATTGCACAGATGAAACAAGTCTTGgttgatttgaatgataaaCTACACAGTGACAAGCAGTACTTCATTGATATTTACAATTATACTTTCGGCTTGATCACTGATCCAGATAAGGATTTAGAGGTAGAAACTGCAGTTGcatattggaaattattCTTACAGCCTAAAGAAGGGGAATTCCCAGTTAGAGTAGACCCGACACTACTGAATCTTTGGTTCCAATTCCTAGATGAggaaaacaagaaattcatCACCCAAGATTACTGGCATATGTTGGTAGTATTCTTCCAGAAATTCCCCAATTTGAACGTAATAAAGGAGGGATACGATGAAACTGCAGCATGGCCATACATCATCGATGAATATTACGAATATTTGCAGGATACAAACCACATATAA
- the APC2 gene encoding anaphase promoting complex subunit 2 (ancestral locus Anc_8.321) has product MSLDADLPTIITSLREQVERQFHPQLESLLLWLDPNSSKGTRQNKPPTLELKDCINLLRAGYSQDEKFKMWLREYYLYVVKFHFMKNVDEISVLKDFKLLEMIYIYPLQFMDLVDSTDISNLVKSFKHYLIDKNVTFRKNLITKFKDCFLVGNQFEFEYEFANIVEIIHWIQDSEGVLSATDLILDASLTKIEIFAREQMIGKLNQKFIVMETFNKFIDIYWKNLTQLIGNIEDDHDLTNLIYQFFERQFIKIRIEEILTIMVQDYPQTKPTILELKSILSKQNSSTAGARKRGRRKDEWSKKLLKQFLVTFKREFLNPCIPTIDVLNAYVKATKSFLLLDPSGSLLNSIVIFVKPYLRSNEVEMVDILLYALLNLKSKDLIELNCEKTTYDMRSIELLSKELSNDHSKHAGDVDYKKFSPEGTNEFENSTLPYEQVYTDFLNWKPSITPISESSNDDEFASLGKNITPIDYVFNALESKDKLISEFLKLLTIKLLHMKGYEVEDRWQKCLKILQDKVTSDKNIVNDESITSDINTILIMLHDISISKESSNEKISEFQNSSEMQLFPKFISKLYWKFKRQSEYQFPLDSKLRKKLSKYMKSYHHSHPGMKLKLVNGTGICSLNLTFKDGRKLSVDATFEQYTVLSAFHNDKDDSSQVLSINQLSTMLKMDPERVRAHLQFWINKKVLCHQNDYYTIQEYLNNQELSSGPTVITSSILPLSQERMPFKRSVPTNVLNDPKEILHRVYPYINDMFTNLGSLKVDKIHSFLNMSVPRGLHYSKVTVTQLEAYLDQLVEEEQLIVLPDGSFKKL; this is encoded by the coding sequence ATGTCTTTGGATGCAGATCTGCCGACTATTATTACCTCATTAAGGGAACAAGTAGAAAGACAATTTCATCCTCAATTGGAATCGTTGTTACTATGGTTGGATCCCAATAGCTCGAAGGGCACTAGACAAAACAAACCACCTACTCTAGAACTAAAGGATTGTATCAATTTGCTACGTGCCGGATATTCACAGGATGAAAAGTTTAAGATGTGGTTGAGGGAGTATTACCTGTATGTGGTTAAGTTTCATTTCATGAAGAATGTGGACGAGATCAGTGTTTTGAAGGATTTTAAGTTATTGGAGATGATATATATCTACCCGTTACAATTCATGGATTTAGTCGACTCTACGGATATTTCTAACCTAGTCAAGTCGTTTaaacattatttgattgatAAGAATGTTACATTCCGTAAGAATTTAATTACTAAGTTTAAAGATTGTTTTCTTGTGGGCaatcaatttgaatttgaatatgaatTTGCCAATATTGttgaaataattcattggATTCAAGACTCAGAAGGTGTTCTTTCAGCCACTGACTTGATTTTGGATGCCTCACTGACTAAGATTGAGATATTTGCAAGAGAGCAAATGATAGGTAAATTGAATCAAAAGTTCATTGTCATGgaaacatttaataaatttattgatatcTATTGGAAAAACTTAACTCAAttaattggaaatattgaagatgatcATGATTTAactaatttaatttatcaattttttgaaagacAGTTTATTAAGATTAGAATTGAAGAGATTTTAACCATAATGGTTCAGGACTATCCGCAAACGAAGCCCACCATCTTGGAATTAAAGAGTATATTAAGTAAACAGAATAGCAGTACTGCAGGTGCTAGGAAACGAGGGAGAAGGAAAGATGAATGGTCCAAGAAACTGTTAAAACAGTTCCTCGTTACATTTAAGAGGGAATTTTTGAATCCGTGTATCCCTACCATCGATGTACTAAATGCGTATGTGAAGGCTAccaaatcatttttattgttAGATCCATCAGGATCTCTATTAAATTCTATCGTTATCTTTGTGAAACCGTACCTGAGAAGTAATGAAGTTGAGATGgttgatattttattatatgcTTTGCTTAACTTGAAATCTAAAGATTTAATAGAACTAAATTGTGAAAAGACAACTTATGATATGCGCTCAATAGAATTGCTCAGTAAGGAACTAAGCAATGATCATTCTAAACATGCAGGTGATGTGgattacaagaaattttctcCAGAAGGTactaatgaatttgaaaatagtACACTACCATATGAACAAGTATATActgatttcttaaattgGAAACCCAGCATTACTCCAATATCTGAAAGCAGTAATGATGACGAATTTGCCTCTTTGGGAAAAAACATAACGCCCATTGATTATGTATTCAATGCATTAGAATCTAAGGATAAATTGATATCGGAAttcttaaaattattaaccATAAAATTATTACATATGAAGGGATACGAAGTGGAGGATAGGTGGCAAAaatgtttgaaaattttaCAAGATAAAGTGACATCTGACAAGAATATAGTGAATGATGAATCCATCACTTCCGATATAAATACCATTCTTATAATGTTACATGATATCTCAATTTCTAAGGAATCAtctaatgaaaaaattagtgaatttcaaaattcaagTGAAATGCAAttgtttccaaaatttatttccaaaCTTTATTGGAAGTTTAAGAGGCAATCGGAATATCAATTCCCCTTAGATTCCaaattaaggaaaaaattgtctaaatatatgaaaagttatcatcattctcatcCAGGGATGAAACTAAAATTAGTAAATGGTACGGGTATTTGTTCTCTTAATCTGACATTCAAAGATGGACGTAAATTATCTGTCGATGCGACCTTTGAGCAATACACTGTACTCTCAGCATTCCATAACGACAAAGATGATTCATCTCAGGTACTTTCCATCAATCAATTGTCCACAATGCTCAAGATGGATCCTGAACGAGTTCGCGCACATTTACAATTCTGGATAAACAAGAAAGTACTCTGTCATCAAAATGACTACTACACCATccaagaatatttaaataatcaAGAATTGTCATCAGGACCAACTGTGATAACGTCTTCCATATTACCTCTATCACAAGAACGCATGCCATTTAAGAGGAGTGTACCCACTAATGTATTGAACGATCCAAAGGAAATACTTCATAGAGTGTATCCGTACATCAATGACATGTTCACTAATCTGGGTAGTTTGAAAGTGGATAAGATCCATTCCTTCCTGAACATGAGTGTTCCAAGGGGGTTGCACTACTCTAAAGTCACCGTGACGCAATTGGAGGCTTATCTGGATCAGTTAGTAGAGGAAGAGCAGTTGATAGTGCTTCCTGATGGatcattcaaaaaattgTAA
- the NCAS0C03290 gene encoding putative amidotransferase (ancestral locus Anc_8.320) yields MTQEKPTKKIAIFYTDDDEPWTQPHGNFSEMATKLFEQSKIDIDESFEYKTFRIVQGDFPSFDELSEFMGIFITGSKYDSFDPEIGWIIKLREYLHELINEETRRMPPVVGICFGHQVLAAALGCKVGRNPKGFEGGVATVQLNEEGKKIFNGKSSLNLSELHNDIIFETPQGFTSWGSTAICQYQGLYLPNRVLTFQGHPEFISAVAQNGALRTFKKPGCKIPVEEQQALLQSCQEKRNDGVVAAQSIWRLFRGEL; encoded by the coding sequence ATGACGCAGGAAAAGCCCACAAAGAAGATTGCCATCTTTTACACTGACGATGATGAGCCATGGACACAACCACACggtaatttttcagaaatGGCTACCAAATTATTCGAACAATCGAAAATTGATATAGACGAATCGTTTGAATACAAAACCTTCCGTATTGTGCAGGGAGACTTCCCCAGCTTTGATGAATTGAGCGAGTTTATGGGTATCTTTATAACTGGGTCCAAATATGACTCATTCGACCCGGAGATTGGTTGGATCATTAAATTAAGGGAGTATTTGCATGAGTTGATTAATGAAGAGACAAGAAGGATGCCCCCCGTAGTAGGTATATGTTTTGGACATCAGGTACTGGCTGCTGCGTTGGGGTGCAAAGTTGGTAGGAACCCGAAGGGGTTTGAAGGTGGTGTTGCTACGGTACAGttaaatgaagaaggtAAAAAGATATTCAACGGTAAGTCCAGTTTGAATCTCTCAGAATTGCATAACGATATCATTTTCGAGACTCCACAGGGGTTCACAAGCTGGGGGTCCACTGCTATATGCCAATATCAAGGGTTATATCTGCCCAACCGTGTGCTGACCTTCCAGGGCCATCCTGAGTTCATATCAGCTGTGGCGCAAAACGGTGCTCTACGTACATTCAAGAAGCCTGGCTGTAAGATTCCTGTCGAGGAGCAGCAGGCTTTGCTACAGAGCTGCCAAGAGAAACGCAACGACGGGGTGGTAGCAGCCCAGAGTATCTGGAGGCTGTTCCGTGGGGAGTTGTAG